A window from Triticum aestivum cultivar Chinese Spring chromosome 6D, IWGSC CS RefSeq v2.1, whole genome shotgun sequence encodes these proteins:
- the LOC123145979 gene encoding probable monogalactosyldiacylglycerol synthase 3, chloroplastic, which translates to MEAPTAAPRVRSIRETVLESVAAYHQQQRMRRRFRKSLSYAGELSSAGRSGGASTSASLASLAGPEDDDEPFWEEEEGTVELVQLGANRAKNVLVLMSDTGGGHRASAEAIKDAFRIEFGDDYRVFVKDLCKDHAGWPLNNMESSYKFMVRHVQLWKVAFHGTSPRWVHNFYLAALASFYAKKVEAGLKKYKPDIIISVHPLMQHIPLWVLKWQGLQNRVVFATVITDLNTCHPTWFHADVNRCYCPSEEVAKRAELDDLKSSQIRVFGLPIRPSFCRAVLVKDDLRKELELDLDLPAVLLMGGGEGMGPVKKTAKALGDALFDKELGKPIGQLVVICGRNKTLSSSLQALEWKMPIKIRGFETQMEKWMGACDCIITKAGPGTIAEALIRGLPIILNDFIPGQEVGNVPYVVDNGAGVFSKSPKETAELVARWFGPGAEERKRMSENALKLAQPEAVFDIVRDIHELSQEQGVKAQISSSLTSSFFMPSPEASHCPSPIPLV; encoded by the exons ATGgaggcgccgacggcggcgccgcgggtGCGGTCGATCCGGGAGACGGTGCTGGAGAGCGTGGCGGCGTACCACCAGCAGCAGCGGATGCGCCGCAGGTTCCGCAAGAGCCTCTCGTACGCGGGGGAGCTCTCCTCCGCGGGCCGCTCCGGgggcgcctccacctccgcctccctcgcctcgctcgccgggcccgaggacgacgacgagcccttctgggaggaggaggagggcaccGTGGAGCTCGTGCAGCTCGGCGCCAACCGCGCCAAGAACGTCCTCGTCCTCATGAGCGACACCGGCGGCGGCCACCGCGCCTCCGCCGAGGCCATCAAGGACGCCTTCCGCATCGAATTCGGCGACGACTACCGG GTGTTCGTCAAGGACCTGTGCAAGGACCACGCCGGCTGGCCGCTCAACAACATGGAGAGCTCCTACAAGTTCATGGTGAGGCACGTGCAGCTCTGGAAGGTGGCCTTCCACGGCACATCGCCCCGATGGGTCCACAACTTCTacctcgccgccctcgcctccTTCTACGCCAA GAAGGTTGAGGCTGGATTGAAGAAGTACAAGCCAGACATAATAATTAGTGTTCACCCCCTAATGCAACACATTCCTCTATGGGTACTCAAATGGCAAGGTCTGCAGAACAGAGTAGTCTTCGCCACTGTCATCACTGACCTCAACACTTGCCATCCTACATG GTTCCATGCTGATGTGAATAGGTGTTACTGCCCATCAGAGGAAGTAGCCAAGAGGGCAGAACTGGATGACCTAAAAAGTTCTCAGATCCGTGTGTTCGGTCTTCCCATTCGACCATCATTCTGCCGTGCTGTCCTTGTCAAG GATGATTTGCGGAAGGAACTTGAATTGGATCTTGACCTACCGGCAGTGTTGCTGATGGGAGGTGGAGAGGGCATGGGTCCTGTAAAGAAGACCGCGAAAGCCCTTGGAGATGCATTGTTTGACAAAGAGCTTGGAAAACCAATCGGGCAGCTTGTTGTCATCTGTGGTCGGAACAAAACACTGAGCTCCTCATTGCAGGCTCTTGAATGGAAAATGCCAATAAAG ATTAGGGGATTCGAGACCCAAATGGAGAAATGGATGGGGGCTTGTGATTGCATTATAACAAAG GCTGGACCAGGCACCATTGCTGAAGCCTTGATTAGGGGTCTTCCTATCATCCTTAATGACTTCATACCTGGACAG GAAGTTGGCAACGTCCCTTATGTCGTGGACAACGGCGCAGGCGTGTTCTCCAAGAGCCCGAAGGAAACCGCCGAACTTGTCGCCCGCTGGTTCGGTCCAGGCGCGGAGGAACGCAAGAGGATGTCAGAGAACGCGTTGAAATTGGCCCAGCCAGAAGCCGTCTTCGACATCGTCAGGGACATCCATGAGCTCTCCCAGGAGCAAGGGGTGAAGGCGCAGATCTCCAGCTCCCTGACGTCGTCCTTCTTCATGCCATCTCCTGAAGCCAGCCATTGCCCCAGCCCCATCCCGCTCGTGTGA